Proteins from a single region of Rhodospirillales bacterium:
- the metC gene encoding cystathionine beta-lyase has protein sequence MSDKKFKEDTLLTKLGRDPDDYHGIMNPPIVQASTIKYKDLEGYETKKGQKFTYANISHPLSNHFETAMAELEGGYKAVSSSTGLAPITAALLAFLKAGDHLLTCDSIYPPTRIACDKLLGRFGVEVEYYDPCVGAGIKDLIKDNTAVIYLESPGSATFEVQDVPAIVKEAKARGVTTIMDNTWASGLLFKPLAHGVNISVCAATKYISGHADVNLGYAVADTEEHYKRLKSAHVDLGHCPGSLDLSLALRGLRTMKMRMKRQAASALQIAQWLQGRDEVRRVYHVALPDHPTHALWKRDFSGSNGLLSILLKDYSKEQVSNFINVLELFPIGSSWGGYMSLLQPQIEIGWRKAKKWNETGQLLRLQIGLEDPDDLIADLEQAFKKLK, from the coding sequence ATGAGCGACAAGAAATTCAAAGAAGACACGCTTCTAACCAAACTGGGCCGCGACCCGGATGATTATCACGGCATAATGAACCCGCCGATCGTGCAGGCCTCCACGATTAAATATAAGGACCTGGAAGGCTACGAAACCAAAAAAGGCCAGAAATTTACCTACGCCAATATCAGCCATCCCTTAAGCAATCATTTCGAAACGGCAATGGCGGAGTTGGAAGGGGGGTATAAGGCGGTAAGCTCTTCGACCGGTCTCGCCCCGATTACCGCCGCGCTTCTGGCTTTTTTAAAAGCAGGCGATCATCTGCTGACGTGCGACAGCATCTATCCGCCCACCCGCATCGCCTGCGATAAACTTCTGGGACGTTTCGGCGTCGAAGTCGAATATTATGATCCATGCGTAGGGGCAGGGATCAAAGACCTGATCAAGGATAACACCGCCGTAATTTATCTGGAATCACCCGGCTCGGCGACATTCGAGGTGCAGGATGTCCCCGCCATTGTCAAAGAAGCCAAAGCACGCGGCGTTACGACGATCATGGATAACACTTGGGCCAGCGGTCTGCTGTTCAAGCCTTTGGCGCATGGAGTCAATATCTCGGTCTGCGCCGCGACCAAATATATTAGCGGCCATGCCGATGTGAATTTGGGCTACGCCGTCGCCGATACCGAAGAGCATTATAAGCGCCTCAAATCCGCGCATGTTGATCTCGGCCATTGCCCCGGCTCGTTGGATTTATCGCTGGCTCTGCGCGGGTTGCGCACCATGAAAATGCGTATGAAGCGCCAGGCCGCCAGCGCCCTGCAAATCGCGCAGTGGCTACAGGGCAGGGATGAGGTGCGCCGCGTTTATCACGTCGCGTTGCCCGATCACCCAACCCACGCTCTGTGGAAACGTGATTTTTCCGGTTCTAACGGATTGCTCAGCATCTTGCTCAAAGATTATTCCAAAGAGCAGGTCAGTAATTTCATCAACGTGCTGGAACTCTTTCCCATCGGCAGTTCATGGGGCGGCTATATGAGCCTGCTCCAGCCGCAAATCGAAATCGGCTGGCGCAAAGCCAAAAAATGGAACGAAACCGGACAACTCTTGCGTCTGCAAATCGGCCTTGAAGATCCAGACGATCTCATCGCTGACCTGGAACAGGCATTTAAGAAACTAAAGTAA
- a CDS encoding HNH endonuclease, whose product MNAATSLEQCPALVLNADYRPLSYFPLSIWPWQEAVKAIFRDTVTVISEYDRVVHSPSFDMKLPSVLALKEYVPRARSPAFTRFNVFLRDRWQCQYCANTFKTHELTFDHVIPRSRGGRTNWENIVAACQKCNTQKGNRMPHEVNMYPIHEPRQPMLHELQGHGRKFPPNFLHKSWGDFLYWDTELDEL is encoded by the coding sequence ATGAATGCAGCAACCTCTCTTGAACAATGTCCAGCCCTTGTGCTGAATGCTGACTATAGGCCGCTGAGTTATTTTCCGCTTTCAATATGGCCTTGGCAGGAAGCTGTGAAGGCCATTTTTCGAGATACGGTCACGGTGATATCGGAATATGATCGTGTTGTCCACTCACCGAGTTTTGATATGAAGCTGCCCAGTGTGCTGGCTCTGAAAGAATATGTGCCGAGGGCGCGAAGCCCGGCCTTTACAAGATTTAATGTGTTCCTGCGTGATCGCTGGCAATGCCAATATTGTGCAAACACATTTAAAACGCATGAACTAACTTTTGATCATGTAATTCCGCGCTCCAGAGGAGGGCGTACGAACTGGGAGAATATCGTTGCGGCATGTCAGAAATGCAACACGCAAAAAGGCAACCGCATGCCGCACGAAGTAAATATGTATCCGATCCATGAGCCAAGGCAGCCTATGCTGCATGAGCTTCAGGGGCACGGGCGAAAGTTCCCCCCGAACTTTCTACACAAAAGCTGGGGAGACTTTCTGTACTGGGATACGGAATTAGACGAACTCTAA
- a CDS encoding helix-turn-helix transcriptional regulator — translation MKYDLLHIQGQPYVLVPLHDYRSMVSGGKNKGLPDEILDALTAREESPVKIMRKHRGMTQKELAALAGISRPYLTEIETGKKDGSIRAMKALADVLGVSVGALA, via the coding sequence ATGAAATACGATCTTCTTCATATTCAGGGACAACCCTATGTACTGGTGCCGCTGCATGATTACCGCAGCATGGTCAGCGGCGGGAAAAATAAGGGACTGCCGGATGAGATTCTCGATGCGCTCACAGCCCGCGAAGAAAGCCCGGTGAAAATTATGCGTAAACATCGCGGCATGACGCAAAAGGAACTGGCGGCGCTGGCCGGAATTTCACGGCCCTATCTCACCGAAATTGAAACCGGAAAAAAAGACGGCTCGATTCGCGCGATGAAAGCGCTGGCCGATGTGCTGGGCGTGAGCGTCGGGGCGCTGGCTTAG
- a CDS encoding GNAT family N-acetyltransferase, producing the protein MFTYRLTQPWEYDEIAALNWLPQSVRDAFSRFSDRTKDIIAFKYINNGIIEGVGIAKFKHNRLGTHIVIGHLNVKDGCRGQGIGSALLNHFLEISVQNHVPCRLQVAPFNRGAKRLYGRFDFSVAPDEQDPGTLWMARYPLSFQPAHNAAHDFAGDSAAY; encoded by the coding sequence ATGTTTACATACCGACTTACACAACCCTGGGAATATGATGAGATTGCGGCCTTAAACTGGCTGCCGCAGAGCGTTCGTGATGCGTTTTCCCGTTTCAGCGACCGGACGAAAGATATCATCGCCTTTAAATACATCAATAATGGAATCATTGAAGGTGTTGGCATTGCGAAATTTAAACATAATCGTCTGGGAACGCATATCGTCATTGGCCACCTGAATGTCAAGGATGGCTGTCGAGGCCAAGGCATCGGCAGCGCTCTGCTCAATCATTTTTTAGAGATTTCTGTTCAAAATCATGTTCCTTGCCGACTGCAAGTCGCTCCCTTTAATCGCGGGGCCAAACGGCTATATGGGCGGTTTGATTTTTCTGTGGCTCCCGATGAACAGGACCCTGGAACACTTTGGATGGCCAGATATCCGTTATCGTTTCAACCCGCCCATAATGCCGCGCATGACTTCGCGGGCGATAGTGCGGCCTATTGA
- a CDS encoding DUF853 family protein, translating into MKKLRDDAVYVGQSVGKEKLAQYLPLKWGNRHGLIAGATGTGKTVTLQNLAEGFSDVGVPVFMADVKGDLSGICQPSEMQDFLTKRADIIGFGDEYKARAYPAVFWDLFGDQGHPIRTTVSEMGPLLLARILELNDTQEGVLNIAFRVADEQGLLLLDLKDLRALLNTVHEQRAEISKTYGNVSPQSVGAIQRSLLRLEDQGAADFFGEPALDLRDFMRTDLDGRGHVNILAADKLMQSPRLYATFLLWLLAELFEELPEAGDADRPKLVFFFDEAHLLFDDAPKALLDKVEQVVRLIRSKGVGVFFITQNPADVPDSILGQLGNRIQHALRAFTPKQQKAIKLAAQTYRENDKFDVAEVITELGVGEALVSTLEGNGQPSIVQRTLIRPPSSRLGPASPDAKTMQMKASGLGTKYNQTQDRESAYEVLQLRAKKAAEQAEKAQEAAENAQPKHRSSRQSVGEAAVKSMVRSISSSIGRTIAREVMRGIMGGLKR; encoded by the coding sequence ATGAAAAAGCTTAGAGACGATGCCGTTTATGTCGGCCAAAGCGTTGGCAAAGAAAAACTCGCCCAGTACCTCCCGCTGAAATGGGGGAACCGTCATGGTCTGATCGCCGGGGCGACTGGAACGGGAAAAACTGTCACGCTGCAAAATTTGGCCGAAGGCTTTTCTGATGTGGGTGTGCCGGTCTTTATGGCCGATGTGAAGGGCGACCTGTCCGGTATTTGCCAGCCCTCAGAAATGCAGGATTTCCTGACCAAACGCGCTGACATCATCGGTTTTGGCGATGAATATAAAGCGCGGGCCTACCCAGCCGTATTCTGGGATTTGTTTGGGGATCAGGGCCATCCGATCCGCACGACTGTTTCCGAAATGGGCCCGCTTTTGCTGGCGCGCATTCTCGAACTTAACGACACACAGGAAGGCGTCCTCAATATCGCCTTCCGCGTGGCCGACGAACAAGGCCTGCTGCTGCTCGACCTTAAAGATCTGCGTGCACTCCTGAATACCGTGCATGAACAACGCGCCGAAATTTCCAAAACCTACGGCAATGTCAGCCCGCAAAGCGTCGGCGCAATTCAGCGTTCACTTCTGCGCCTCGAAGATCAAGGCGCGGCTGATTTCTTCGGCGAACCCGCGCTGGACTTACGCGATTTTATGCGCACCGATCTCGACGGGCGTGGCCATGTCAACATCCTCGCCGCCGATAAATTGATGCAATCCCCCCGGCTCTACGCCACCTTCCTGCTCTGGCTGCTGGCTGAATTATTCGAGGAACTGCCAGAGGCTGGTGACGCCGACCGCCCGAAACTGGTCTTCTTTTTCGATGAAGCGCATTTGCTTTTTGATGACGCGCCCAAGGCGCTGCTCGATAAGGTGGAGCAAGTCGTGCGTCTGATTCGTTCCAAAGGCGTTGGCGTGTTCTTTATCACTCAAAACCCCGCAGACGTTCCTGACAGTATCTTGGGTCAGCTCGGAAACCGCATCCAGCACGCCTTGCGCGCCTTCACCCCCAAACAGCAAAAGGCCATCAAGCTGGCAGCCCAGACTTACCGCGAAAATGACAAATTCGACGTGGCTGAAGTCATCACCGAACTGGGTGTCGGCGAGGCGCTGGTCTCGACTCTGGAAGGTAATGGCCAGCCCTCAATTGTCCAGCGCACACTAATCCGCCCACCATCCTCACGCCTCGGCCCGGCTAGTCCTGACGCCAAAACCATGCAGATGAAAGCCAGCGGTCTGGGCACAAAATATAACCAGACACAGGACCGCGAAAGCGCCTATGAAGTATTGCAGCTGCGCGCCAAAAAAGCCGCCGAGCAGGCTGAAAAAGCGCAAGAGGCGGCTGAGAATGCTCAACCCAAACACCGCTCCAGCCGTCAAAGCGTCGGCGAAGCGGCTGTAAAATCTATGGTGCGTTCAATCAGCTCTTCAATAGGCCGCACTATCGCCCGCGAAGTCATGCGCGGCATTATGGGCGGGTTGAAACGATAA
- the grxC gene encoding glutaredoxin 3, which yields MANVEIYYWTTCPYCKKARALLDKKGVEYTGYDITGDEAARAKMVERTGGPKTVPQIFIDDKLIGGCDDLHMLDTNNELDGLLE from the coding sequence ATGGCAAACGTTGAAATTTATTATTGGACCACATGCCCTTATTGCAAAAAAGCCCGCGCATTGCTGGATAAAAAGGGCGTGGAATATACGGGGTATGACATAACCGGGGATGAAGCAGCGCGCGCGAAAATGGTCGAACGCACCGGCGGGCCGAAAACCGTCCCGCAGATTTTCATTGATGATAAGCTGATCGGCGGCTGCGATGATCTGCACATGCTCGATACGAATAACGAGTTGGATGGACTTTTGGAGTAG
- a CDS encoding carbon-nitrogen hydrolase family protein has protein sequence MNNKIKTACIQLTSSPDMDENMKAAAALIRKAAEQGAQFILTPENTDQMRRYVKDRVATSGDMSAHKPIAFFAALAKELGIWLLIGSLGVRVSGEKLANRSFLFPPDGKIVQTYDKIHMFDVTLSRTEFYRESAEFEPGTKAAIADMEGVKLGMGICYDLRFPHLWRDMAKAGAQILTAPSAFTMPTGQAHWEVLLRARAIETGSFVLAAAQTGEHEGGRQTWGHSMIISPWGEILSAMEREIGIITAEIDLNEVEKARASIPALQHDRDYEIKI, from the coding sequence ATGAACAATAAAATCAAAACCGCCTGTATTCAATTGACCAGCAGCCCGGATATGGATGAAAACATGAAGGCTGCCGCTGCCCTCATCCGCAAGGCGGCAGAGCAGGGTGCGCAGTTCATACTGACGCCCGAAAACACTGATCAGATGCGCCGCTACGTCAAAGACCGCGTCGCCACCTCCGGCGATATGAGCGCGCACAAGCCTATTGCCTTTTTCGCCGCATTGGCCAAAGAGTTGGGCATCTGGCTGCTGATAGGCTCGCTGGGTGTGCGTGTTAGCGGCGAAAAACTCGCAAACCGCTCTTTTTTATTTCCCCCTGATGGCAAAATCGTTCAAACCTACGACAAAATCCACATGTTCGATGTCACTCTCTCGCGCACTGAATTTTATCGTGAAAGCGCTGAATTCGAACCGGGCACGAAAGCCGCGATCGCCGATATGGAGGGCGTAAAGCTCGGCATGGGCATTTGCTATGATCTGCGCTTTCCCCATCTCTGGCGCGATATGGCCAAAGCAGGCGCGCAAATCCTCACTGCGCCGAGCGCCTTCACCATGCCGACCGGTCAGGCGCATTGGGAAGTCCTGCTGCGCGCCCGCGCCATCGAAACCGGCAGCTTCGTTTTGGCCGCTGCCCAGACCGGCGAGCATGAAGGAGGACGCCAGACATGGGGGCATTCGATGATTATCAGCCCCTGGGGCGAGATTTTGTCTGCAATGGAGCGGGAAATCGGTATCATAACGGCTGAAATCGATTTAAATGAAGTTGAAAAAGCGCGCGCCAGTATCCCCGCGCTTCAGCATGACCGGGACTATGAGATAAAAATATGA
- a CDS encoding alpha/beta fold hydrolase encodes MSEGEINNIYEALPQGQVESLVILLHGLGSNGQDLISLAPYFAAKVPDAAFVSPDAPFVCDMVPPGYPNSYQWFSFQDRDPDKMLTEIETAAPILQKFIADQIEKYQIPANKTALVGFSQGTMMSLYAAPRYPKTLAGVLGYSGSMIGEAGPNKIPVRLIHGQADDVVPVEAYAHARSMLERSGFEVSGYTTPGLSHSIDETGIKSGTEFLKSVLL; translated from the coding sequence ATGAGTGAAGGTGAAATAAACAATATTTATGAAGCATTGCCGCAAGGGCAGGTCGAAAGTCTGGTGATTTTGCTGCACGGGCTGGGCTCGAACGGGCAGGATCTTATCTCATTGGCGCCGTATTTTGCGGCGAAAGTGCCTGACGCCGCGTTCGTTTCACCCGATGCGCCGTTTGTGTGCGATATGGTCCCCCCAGGCTATCCAAACAGCTATCAATGGTTTTCCTTTCAAGATCGTGATCCCGATAAAATGCTCACAGAAATCGAAACCGCCGCCCCCATATTGCAGAAATTTATCGCTGATCAAATTGAAAAATATCAGATCCCCGCAAATAAGACCGCGCTGGTTGGCTTTTCTCAGGGCACGATGATGAGTCTGTATGCCGCACCCAGATACCCAAAAACGCTGGCCGGTGTACTGGGCTATTCCGGTTCTATGATCGGGGAAGCGGGACCAAATAAAATCCCGGTGCGCCTTATTCATGGGCAGGCTGACGATGTTGTTCCTGTCGAGGCATACGCTCATGCACGCAGCATGTTAGAACGCAGCGGCTTTGAAGTGAGTGGTTACACCACGCCGGGCCTATCGCATTCTATCGATGAAACAGGGATAAAATCAGGCACAGAATTTTTGAAATCTGTATTATTGTAA
- a CDS encoding lipid A deacylase LpxR family protein translates to MRTTQSLFLFGLFFLAGNVACAQEPSVEQQIVERVKNSENKNFVSLSVENDSIGGGTDQFYTSGVRLSWFNVNTPVPPMIDEMADMVPTFDLNETTSTLFTLGQNIYTPEDIRIAANQDNDRPWAAFLYGSVGLATLENNHIDELEVTLGIVGPEALGEQAQKFIHSHVTSSPTPKGWRHQLDFEPGLIISAQRRWPGAYHKTIGDYRLRAEPNVNASLGNIYTYIGSGVSLSFGPYQGYLQDTPPRVRPAMPGSGYFETPDQNWSWYLFAGLDGRLMGHNIFLDGNTFKSSHSVDKKPFVGDVSAGVAFTLGNYRLSYAINGRSKEFDGQKGTSVFGSLTLSTRF, encoded by the coding sequence ATGCGCACGACCCAAAGCCTATTCCTATTCGGCCTGTTTTTTCTTGCGGGCAATGTTGCCTGTGCGCAAGAGCCTTCGGTTGAGCAGCAGATCGTCGAGCGCGTTAAAAACTCTGAAAATAAAAATTTTGTCAGCCTGTCGGTAGAAAATGACTCTATTGGCGGGGGGACGGATCAGTTTTACACCAGCGGCGTGCGCCTGAGCTGGTTCAATGTGAATACACCTGTGCCGCCTATGATTGATGAAATGGCGGATATGGTGCCGACTTTTGATCTCAACGAAACCACCAGCACCCTTTTTACATTGGGGCAGAACATCTATACACCGGAAGATATTCGTATTGCCGCCAATCAGGATAATGACCGGCCATGGGCGGCGTTTCTTTACGGTTCTGTGGGGCTGGCGACACTGGAAAATAACCATATTGATGAACTGGAAGTAACGCTCGGCATTGTTGGCCCGGAAGCTTTGGGTGAACAGGCGCAGAAATTTATTCATAGCCATGTGACAAGTTCTCCAACTCCTAAAGGCTGGCGGCACCAGCTTGATTTTGAGCCTGGACTTATCATCTCCGCGCAGCGGCGCTGGCCGGGAGCTTATCACAAGACCATCGGCGATTACCGTTTGCGCGCTGAGCCGAATGTAAACGCCTCTTTAGGAAATATTTATACCTATATCGGGAGCGGTGTCAGCCTCTCTTTCGGCCCGTATCAGGGATACTTGCAAGATACGCCGCCGCGGGTGCGTCCTGCCATGCCCGGATCAGGTTATTTCGAAACGCCGGATCAGAACTGGAGCTGGTATCTGTTTGCCGGGCTCGACGGGCGGCTTATGGGGCACAATATTTTTCTGGATGGCAATACATTCAAAAGCAGCCACAGCGTCGATAAAAAGCCTTTTGTCGGCGATGTCTCCGCAGGGGTCGCCTTTACGCTTGGCAATTATCGGCTCTCCTATGCGATTAATGGACGCTCGAAAGAATTTGACGGGCAAAAGGGAACAAGCGTTTTTGGATCTTTAACGCTGTCGACACGATTCTAG